GCTTCAGCTGACTGGCGCGATCATGGCCGCGGCGGACCGACTGGTAGGCACGTTCGACAACGGCGCGAGTCTCGGGCGAAAGCTGCTCGTCACGCAGCGCGACCTCATATTTGTCCTTGATGTAATCCTCGCCGCGCTCGACTTCCTCGATCACCGCCTTGTCGCTGCCGCCGCTGAAGGCGTTCTTCAGATCGACGAAGCGGCGATGAACGTCCGCCTTGAGCGAGCCGTCGTCGTTCGGGGTTCCGCCAAGCTGGCGAACGCGCTCCTGCAATGCTCCCACCGCTTCCCGGCGTTCGGCGCCGAACTCGCGGAACATCGTCGCGAAGGTGCCGCTTTCGCTGTCCTCCGCCGAGCGCTCGAAGCCGTTGGCGCTGTCGATGGTGGTGGTGATGAGGGTGTTGAGCACGGTCACGTCATGATCGCTGTTCAGCATCACGTTTCTCTCCAATGGTTGGGGTGTGACGCGATAACGATCATGTTCGGCGGAAGGTCCGGGCCTGGGACAACTTAACCGATGTTACGAGGCGCGTGCACGATGGACGTATCCGCTTCTCGCCCCCTCTTCGGATCCGGCTGCTTCAATCCGCAACCACAGCCTCGATCAGCGATGCGATACGTCCGAGCGGCGTAACGCTGCGAAGCGTCAATCCTGCTCTCGCAAGGAGTTCGCCATGTTCCTGCCGGCTCCGGCACCCGCCCCAGGTTGCCGTCATCAGGATCGCGTCGAACATGCCGGCGTGCAGCTCGCTGCCGGCTTCGCCGGAAATCGGTTCGATGATCAGCAAGCGCCCCTGCGGGCCGAGTACGTGCCGGATATTCGCGAGGATGCGAACGGCGTCGCTGTCACCCCAATCCAGGACGACGTGCGCCAGCACGTACACATCGCCGCCGGCCGGCACCGCGTGGAAGAAGTCTCCGCCGATCACACGACAGCGATCGGCCAACCCCACGGCCGCGAGACGGCGCTCGGCCAGGTCTGCGGTCGGCGGCCGATCGAAGAGCAAGCCACCCAGATGGGAATTTGCCCGCAACACGCTCTCCAGCAGCAGCCCGGTGCTGCCGCCGACGTCGACGACCAACGAAGCGGAGGAAAAATCCCAGTCTGTGGCGACACGCTCGTGCAATCCCGCGCTGAACGCCGCCATCGCAGCCGCGAGCCGATCCGCACGGTCCGGCGCGTCGGCCTGGTACAACGGCTTGTTCCGTCGCGATTCGAGTGTCGGCGCTCCTGAGCGGACGCTCTCCGCAAGATTGTCCGCCGCAGCCCACATGCCCGACCGTGCCAGCATGCGCACCGCAGTCGCTGCGTCGAACGGGCCGCCGGAGCGCAAGGCATGGCCGACGAGCCCGAGGGTGAACAGCTGGTCTTCGGCTTCCACGAAAACGTCATGAGGCGCGAGCATCCGCAAGATGCGGAGCAATGCGCGTTCGTCGACCCCCGCCGTCGCAGCGAGTTGGCTGCAAGACACATGATCGCTGCCGATGAGGTCCGCCAGACCCAGATCGGCAACCAGGTGCAGCGCACGCGCGGAATAGTGGCCGGAGGCGATCCCGATGGCTCTCAAGGTCGCCTCGGCCGCCGTGTCGAGATTGGAAGGAGTTCGATCCAGCATCGATGCTCATCCTTCTCGCCAGCGGCAGATCGTGGTGGTCGGTTCTCTGTGCGAGACGGTGGACGTTACAGGCGCATAATGCCCTTTCGAGGTTCCCGCAGACCCAGGGTCTCGCTGGTCAGCGGCGCACCTGCTGCCAGGAGCGCCTGCCGCCGGCCTTTCGGATCGGTGCGCATCTGGGTCTGCTCGAACGGCAGGAACCGCGCG
The nucleotide sequence above comes from Sphingosinicella sp. BN140058. Encoded proteins:
- a CDS encoding PA2169 family four-helix-bundle protein produces the protein MLNSDHDVTVLNTLITTTIDSANGFERSAEDSESGTFATMFREFGAERREAVGALQERVRQLGGTPNDDGSLKADVHRRFVDLKNAFSGGSDKAVIEEVERGEDYIKDKYEVALRDEQLSPETRAVVERAYQSVRRGHDRASQLKHSMQGV
- a CDS encoding methyltransferase, whose translation is MLDRTPSNLDTAAEATLRAIGIASGHYSARALHLVADLGLADLIGSDHVSCSQLAATAGVDERALLRILRMLAPHDVFVEAEDQLFTLGLVGHALRSGGPFDAATAVRMLARSGMWAAADNLAESVRSGAPTLESRRNKPLYQADAPDRADRLAAAMAAFSAGLHERVATDWDFSSASLVVDVGGSTGLLLESVLRANSHLGGLLFDRPPTADLAERRLAAVGLADRCRVIGGDFFHAVPAGGDVYVLAHVVLDWGDSDAVRILANIRHVLGPQGRLLIIEPISGEAGSELHAGMFDAILMTATWGGCRSRQEHGELLARAGLTLRSVTPLGRIASLIEAVVAD